In Corallococcus macrosporus, the following are encoded in one genomic region:
- a CDS encoding FUSC family protein — protein sequence MPHHRLLRHLQSLFRVEPGRPALWAGIRAAVATALPLCLSYLLTVPEASWAGLTGLLVTLADKGGSYRVRARVMGVVTVLGALVGLLAAPAGRTYLVDATLLLLGVTAANFARSYGETAGSVGGQLAVIFVVSLGAPASSLRETVLRGAALLLGGLWAMALSLLLWPLRPYRPARRAVAEVYAGLATAAEELREATLEGATPDAWAEGLKRHARIRPDIERARGVLAATRRGRPDESRRGEHLLVLVELAEPMVALLSALAEAMQVVGRDPHLHATRERVARLCEAFAAMDLWVARALVQERNEGMRAPPRRALKPRRGRQPARMAAPSVRHITEGPLSTHVATLLDRLREYSGVAHETASGLLFGDPVPARGKGTVGGGKKAPGRSPWQPLRDHLHRDSVVLRHALRTGMVATAALGLTQALQVGDAHWVSLVVISILQPYAGSTEERVLQRTLGTLVGASLAALIATTVHTPPLMIGVISALTAISVALLPLNFGAFQILLTPDYLLMATLSSGDWTVASQRSLGVLIAGTLALVGSWTLWPSPERRRFPDAAASALRADGRYLQQLVTHRSGTEPAVNEERLRLDQALLEAESSFQRLMTEYRGPPRHLEPGMALLTYARRFALAVTALGTGRFEGRTTSVLPQQLAQRASDSLELLARALQERREPPPLPALALPRTSDDPVLGALLERVPRQLGILHGAVARISEDPSLR from the coding sequence ATGCCCCATCACCGGCTGCTGAGACACCTCCAGTCGCTCTTCCGGGTGGAGCCCGGAAGACCGGCCCTGTGGGCGGGCATCCGGGCCGCCGTCGCCACCGCCCTGCCCCTGTGTCTGTCCTATCTGCTCACCGTGCCGGAGGCGAGCTGGGCGGGCCTCACGGGGCTGCTCGTCACACTCGCGGACAAGGGCGGCTCGTATCGCGTGCGGGCGCGCGTCATGGGCGTGGTGACGGTGCTGGGGGCGCTGGTCGGCCTGCTCGCCGCGCCCGCGGGGCGCACGTACCTGGTGGACGCCACGCTGCTGCTGCTGGGCGTCACGGCGGCGAACTTCGCGCGCAGCTACGGCGAGACGGCGGGCTCCGTGGGTGGACAGCTCGCCGTCATCTTCGTCGTGTCGCTGGGCGCGCCCGCGTCCTCGCTGCGGGAGACGGTGTTGCGAGGAGCCGCGCTGCTCCTGGGCGGCCTGTGGGCGATGGCGCTGTCGCTGCTCTTGTGGCCGCTGAGGCCCTACCGTCCCGCGCGCCGGGCCGTGGCGGAGGTGTACGCGGGGCTCGCGACCGCGGCGGAGGAGCTGCGTGAAGCGACGCTGGAGGGAGCCACGCCCGACGCCTGGGCGGAAGGGCTGAAGCGCCATGCGCGGATCCGCCCGGACATCGAACGGGCGCGCGGGGTGCTCGCGGCCACGCGGCGCGGGAGGCCGGACGAGTCCCGGCGCGGCGAGCACCTGCTGGTGCTGGTGGAGCTGGCGGAGCCGATGGTGGCGCTGCTCAGCGCGCTGGCGGAGGCGATGCAGGTCGTGGGGCGGGATCCGCACCTGCACGCGACGCGCGAGCGGGTGGCGCGGCTGTGCGAGGCCTTCGCCGCGATGGACCTGTGGGTGGCGCGGGCGCTGGTGCAGGAGCGCAACGAGGGCATGCGCGCACCGCCCCGGCGGGCCCTCAAGCCCCGCCGTGGACGGCAGCCCGCGAGGATGGCCGCGCCGTCGGTGCGGCACATCACGGAGGGGCCGCTGTCCACGCACGTGGCCACGCTGCTGGACCGGCTGCGCGAGTACTCGGGCGTGGCGCACGAGACGGCGTCGGGCCTGCTCTTCGGCGACCCGGTGCCGGCGCGTGGCAAGGGGACGGTGGGAGGCGGGAAGAAGGCACCGGGGCGCTCCCCGTGGCAGCCGCTCAGGGACCACCTGCACCGGGACTCGGTGGTGCTGCGGCACGCGCTGCGCACGGGGATGGTGGCCACGGCGGCGCTGGGGCTGACCCAGGCGTTGCAGGTGGGCGACGCGCACTGGGTGAGCCTCGTGGTCATCTCCATCCTCCAGCCCTACGCGGGCAGCACGGAGGAGCGCGTGCTCCAGCGCACGCTGGGGACGCTGGTGGGCGCGAGCCTGGCGGCGCTCATCGCGACGACGGTGCACACGCCGCCGCTGATGATTGGCGTCATCAGCGCGCTGACGGCCATCTCCGTGGCGCTGCTGCCGCTGAACTTCGGTGCGTTTCAAATCCTGCTCACGCCGGACTATCTGCTGATGGCCACGCTCAGCTCCGGGGACTGGACGGTGGCGTCGCAGCGCTCGCTGGGGGTGCTCATCGCGGGGACGCTGGCGCTGGTGGGCTCCTGGACGCTGTGGCCCAGCCCGGAGCGCCGCCGCTTCCCGGACGCGGCGGCCTCCGCCCTGCGCGCGGACGGGAGGTATCTGCAACAACTGGTCACGCACCGGAGCGGCACGGAGCCGGCGGTGAACGAGGAGCGCCTGCGTCTGGATCAGGCGCTGCTGGAGGCGGAGTCCTCCTTCCAGCGGTTGATGACGGAGTACCGGGGCCCGCCCCGGCACCTGGAGCCGGGCATGGCGCTGCTCACCTACGCACGGAGGTTCGCGCTGGCGGTGACGGCGCTGGGCACGGGGCGCTTCGAGGGGAGGACGACGTCGGTGCTGCCGCAGCAGTTGGCGCAGCGGGCCAGCGACAGCCTGGAGCTGCTCGCCCGCGCGTTGCAGGAGCGCCGCGAGCCCCCGCCCCTGCCCGCCCTGGCGCTGCCACGCACGAGCGACGACCCGGTGCTGGGCGCGCTGCTGGAGCGCGTGCCCCGGCAACTGGGCATCCTGCACGGCGCGGTGGCGCGGATCAGCGAGGACCCGTCGCTGCGCTGA
- a CDS encoding beta family protein has product MWQSLALKASALVQLSNYGDYAIQGVLLPPHDAAMHPGSPNIRHTANDHWLVVRGEALKRHGYDQYTGLATYLMEHECYSGRTFSKGDDYIFGCAGGAETPGSPGVWRRMGTNHHIAKVLKQLTSLHVP; this is encoded by the coding sequence CTGTGGCAGAGCCTTGCCCTGAAGGCGTCGGCGTTGGTGCAGCTGTCCAACTACGGCGACTACGCTATCCAGGGAGTCCTGCTTCCTCCACATGACGCGGCCATGCATCCTGGAAGTCCCAACATCCGCCACACGGCGAATGACCACTGGCTGGTGGTCCGTGGCGAAGCCCTCAAACGGCACGGCTATGACCAATACACCGGGCTGGCGACATACCTGATGGAGCACGAGTGCTATTCCGGGCGCACCTTCAGCAAGGGTGACGACTACATCTTCGGATGCGCCGGAGGCGCCGAGACGCCCGGAAGCCCGGGAGTATGGCGCAGGATGGGAACGAACCATCACATCGCGAAGGTGCTGAAGCAGCTCACCAGTCTTCACGTACCTTGA
- a CDS encoding MFS transporter, protein MTGTFRSLRGYNYRTWAAGAIVSNVGTWMQRTAQDWLVLTQLTHNNATAVGVVMALQFAPQVLLLPLTGFAADHLDRRKLLFATQATLGALALGLGLLTLWGHVRLWHVDVFAFLLGCVTAFDAPARQTFVAELVGEEDLSNAVALNSTSFHAARMLGPAIAGVLISWVGSGWMFVINAASFGAVLGSLSLLRTNELHVRDRAAGTRGGLLEGFAYVWKRPDLKAVLIMFFLIGTFGLNFPIFISTMSVSVFAQGASGYGLLTSIMAMGSVTGALLSARRAQPRIGLLVVGAAVFGAGLLLAAVMPVYALFGVMLVVIGVSAQTFTTTANSLVQLSTAPSMRGRVLAILLAIALGGTPLGAPIVGWVADTFGPRQALCVGAAAGFVAALVGLRYRAKAATSSPG, encoded by the coding sequence ATGACGGGCACGTTCCGGTCGCTGCGCGGCTACAACTACCGGACGTGGGCGGCCGGGGCCATCGTGTCCAACGTGGGCACGTGGATGCAGCGCACGGCCCAGGACTGGCTCGTCCTCACCCAGCTCACCCACAACAACGCCACGGCCGTGGGCGTGGTGATGGCGCTCCAGTTCGCGCCGCAGGTGCTGCTGCTCCCCCTGACGGGCTTCGCGGCGGATCACCTGGACCGCCGCAAGCTCCTGTTCGCCACGCAGGCGACCCTGGGGGCGCTGGCGCTGGGCCTGGGCCTGCTCACGCTCTGGGGGCACGTGCGGCTGTGGCACGTCGACGTGTTCGCGTTCCTCCTGGGCTGCGTCACCGCGTTCGACGCCCCCGCGCGCCAGACGTTCGTGGCGGAGCTGGTGGGCGAGGAGGACCTCTCCAACGCCGTGGCGCTCAACTCCACCTCGTTCCACGCCGCGCGCATGCTGGGGCCCGCCATCGCGGGGGTGCTCATCTCCTGGGTGGGCTCCGGGTGGATGTTCGTCATCAACGCGGCGTCGTTCGGCGCGGTGCTCGGGTCGCTGAGCCTGCTGCGCACGAACGAGCTTCACGTGCGGGACCGGGCGGCGGGCACGCGAGGGGGCCTCCTGGAGGGCTTCGCCTACGTCTGGAAGCGGCCCGACCTGAAGGCGGTGCTGATCATGTTCTTCCTCATCGGCACGTTCGGGCTCAACTTCCCCATCTTCATCTCCACCATGTCGGTGAGCGTCTTCGCCCAGGGCGCGAGCGGCTACGGGCTCCTGACGTCCATCATGGCCATGGGCTCGGTGACGGGCGCGCTGCTCTCCGCGCGGCGCGCGCAGCCGCGCATCGGCCTGCTGGTCGTCGGGGCCGCGGTGTTCGGCGCCGGGCTGCTGCTCGCCGCGGTGATGCCGGTCTACGCGCTCTTCGGCGTCATGCTCGTCGTCATCGGCGTGTCGGCGCAGACGTTCACCACCACCGCGAACAGCCTGGTGCAGCTGTCCACCGCCCCGTCGATGCGCGGGCGCGTGCTCGCCATCCTGCTGGCCATCGCGCTGGGCGGCACGCCGCTGGGGGCGCCCATCGTCGGGTGGGTCGCGGACACGTTCGGTCCGCGCCAGGCGCTGTGCGTGGGCGCCGCGGCGGGCTTCGTCGCGGCGCTCGTCGGGCTGCGCTACCGCGCGAAGGCGGCTACTTCTTCTCCAGGATGA
- a CDS encoding SAM-dependent methyltransferase, producing the protein MDVNELARVPGVNPQVPDAARIYDYTLGGTHNFEADRQAAEYMFSLLPSTRKWVRMLRACLQAAAKRLSDEGFTHWVDFASGLPTNDHVHGVLPPDVKVLYSDINPLTMAQARVLLGNDPRVRYLECDIRQARSFLERPDVRDFLGGERKVAIGANGITVFLKAEENQKFFRDLYDWAAPGSRLFTTFETKDPAKTTPQWEQFVGMFQKMGETFELFSLPEYLKLCEPWTPGPGGVQPVSRFLGLPEDYITEEDRQGVGIEFYAVILEKK; encoded by the coding sequence ATGGATGTGAATGAGCTGGCCCGCGTGCCGGGCGTGAATCCCCAGGTTCCCGACGCGGCGCGCATCTACGACTACACGCTGGGCGGCACCCACAACTTCGAGGCGGACCGGCAGGCGGCGGAGTACATGTTCTCGCTGCTGCCCTCCACGCGGAAGTGGGTGCGGATGCTGCGCGCGTGCCTCCAGGCCGCGGCGAAGCGGCTGTCCGACGAGGGCTTCACGCACTGGGTGGACTTCGCGTCCGGCCTGCCCACCAACGACCACGTGCACGGCGTGCTGCCGCCGGACGTGAAGGTGCTCTATTCGGACATCAACCCGCTGACGATGGCGCAGGCGCGCGTGCTCCTGGGGAACGACCCGCGCGTGCGCTATCTGGAGTGCGACATCCGCCAGGCGAGGTCCTTCCTGGAGCGCCCCGACGTGCGCGACTTCCTGGGCGGCGAGCGCAAGGTGGCCATCGGCGCCAATGGCATCACCGTGTTCCTCAAGGCGGAGGAGAACCAGAAGTTCTTCCGCGACCTGTACGACTGGGCCGCGCCGGGCTCCAGGCTGTTCACCACGTTCGAGACGAAGGACCCCGCGAAGACGACGCCCCAGTGGGAGCAGTTCGTGGGCATGTTCCAGAAGATGGGGGAGACCTTCGAGCTGTTCTCCCTGCCCGAGTACCTCAAGCTGTGCGAGCCGTGGACCCCCGGTCCTGGCGGCGTCCAGCCGGTGAGCCGGTTCCTGGGGCTGCCCGAGGACTACATCACCGAGGAGGACCGCCAGGGCGTGGGCATCGAGTTCTACGCGGTCATCCTGGAGAAGAAGTAG
- a CDS encoding formylmethanofuran dehydrogenase subunit E family protein, whose protein sequence is MSVRRRLLLSVTLGLTLGCASTKPTATPPAEPGALERVALVHGGAGPWAVAGYRMGEHALHQLGLPRGSFKLEAIHHSPAQVQYTCVADGAAAATGSSLGKLNLSLVTAPAPEDTSTTFRNRDTGQSLTLRPSSSFGQRFRDVPREKLGEAGRVVLTLLDADVFETVVP, encoded by the coding sequence ATGTCCGTGCGCCGCCGTCTCCTGCTCTCCGTCACGCTGGGCCTCACCCTGGGCTGCGCGAGCACGAAGCCCACCGCGACCCCGCCCGCTGAACCGGGCGCACTGGAGCGGGTGGCGCTGGTGCATGGCGGCGCGGGGCCGTGGGCCGTCGCGGGCTACCGGATGGGCGAGCACGCGCTCCATCAGCTGGGCCTGCCCCGGGGCAGCTTCAAGCTGGAGGCTATCCATCACAGCCCGGCGCAGGTCCAATACACCTGCGTCGCGGACGGAGCAGCGGCGGCCACCGGGTCCAGCCTGGGCAAGCTCAACCTGTCGCTCGTCACAGCGCCCGCGCCGGAGGACACCTCGACCACGTTCCGCAACCGCGACACCGGCCAGTCACTTACGCTGCGCCCGTCCTCGAGCTTCGGGCAGCGCTTCCGCGACGTGCCACGCGAGAAGCTGGGTGAAGCGGGCCGGGTCGTCCTCACCCTGCTGGACGCGGACGTCTTCGAAACCGTCGTGCCCTGA
- a CDS encoding caspase family protein, producing the protein MRRALGLGIRVLTVLGPLRGTADAGAPRRWALGIQLFAVLLTMLGPLRAAAVEEAPRRWALVVGENQGLAGEERLRFAEADAQRMREVLQEVGTVPPERTVTLLGADAATLREALQGFRARLAVEASSRDWLLLYVSSHAGDGSLHLRGTELPMRELVDFLKGAPVGVGLLILDSCRSGVATRLKGLKPVAAPVTMEASDLEGRVVISASGADEYAQESDALQGSFFTHHLAVGLRGAADASRDGRVTLEEAYRYAYARTLESTLVSPGGVQRPTFRMDLRGRGELVLSEPQQARGRLTLDVKTPGRWLVVASESGSLVAELEKGEGPTTLAVAPGAYRLLLRADEGYLERSVTVPLNGTVSVGGTHLEEAARLRLARKGGAGSSLLLAVGPSLTSGLVAGLSSIAGLDVRLVREGRLFSGVDTSSLGLAVRRGTGSGVSFQQTELELRLGAGPHWQHGAWTFSGALEAGALAVFQTRIPEEEEARFGLEPLALVTGGVRLEVRSRLSMLLSASAGGVMARRDSGTALVPRASASLMIGYAL; encoded by the coding sequence GTGAGGCGGGCGCTGGGCCTGGGCATCCGGGTGCTCACGGTGCTGGGCCCGCTCCGCGGGACCGCCGATGCGGGGGCTCCGCGCCGCTGGGCGTTGGGCATCCAGCTGTTCGCGGTGCTGCTCACGATGCTGGGCCCGCTCCGGGCCGCGGCCGTAGAGGAAGCGCCGCGCCGCTGGGCGCTGGTCGTGGGGGAGAACCAGGGCCTGGCCGGCGAGGAGCGGCTGCGCTTCGCGGAAGCCGATGCGCAGCGGATGCGCGAGGTGCTCCAGGAAGTGGGCACCGTGCCGCCGGAGCGGACGGTGACGCTGCTGGGCGCGGATGCCGCGACGCTGCGGGAGGCCCTGCAGGGCTTCCGGGCGCGGCTCGCGGTGGAGGCCTCGTCGCGGGATTGGCTGTTGCTGTACGTGTCGTCGCACGCGGGTGACGGCAGCCTGCACCTGCGCGGCACCGAGCTTCCGATGCGCGAGTTGGTGGACTTCCTCAAGGGCGCGCCGGTGGGCGTGGGGCTGCTCATCCTGGACTCCTGCCGCTCCGGCGTGGCCACGCGCCTCAAGGGCCTCAAGCCCGTGGCCGCGCCTGTCACGATGGAGGCCTCGGACCTGGAGGGACGGGTCGTCATCAGCGCATCGGGCGCGGATGAGTACGCGCAGGAGTCGGATGCGCTGCAGGGCTCGTTCTTCACGCACCACCTGGCGGTGGGACTGCGCGGCGCTGCGGATGCCTCGCGCGATGGACGCGTCACGCTGGAGGAGGCCTACCGCTACGCCTACGCGCGGACGCTGGAGTCCACGCTCGTGTCACCCGGAGGCGTGCAGCGCCCCACGTTCCGGATGGACCTGCGTGGACGCGGCGAGCTGGTCCTCTCCGAACCCCAGCAGGCACGCGGCCGGCTGACGCTCGACGTGAAGACGCCGGGCCGCTGGCTCGTGGTGGCGTCGGAGAGCGGGTCGCTGGTGGCGGAGCTGGAGAAGGGCGAAGGCCCCACGACGCTGGCCGTGGCGCCCGGCGCGTACCGGCTGCTGCTGCGCGCGGATGAAGGCTACCTGGAGCGGTCGGTGACGGTGCCGCTCAACGGAACCGTCTCCGTGGGCGGCACGCACCTGGAAGAGGCCGCGCGGCTGCGGCTCGCGCGCAAGGGCGGAGCGGGGTCGTCGCTGCTGCTCGCGGTGGGACCGTCGCTGACGTCGGGCCTCGTGGCGGGCCTGTCGTCCATCGCGGGCCTGGACGTGCGTCTGGTGCGCGAAGGACGGCTGTTCTCCGGCGTGGACACGTCGAGCCTGGGGCTTGCGGTGCGCCGGGGCACGGGCAGCGGAGTGTCCTTCCAGCAGACGGAGCTGGAGCTGCGCCTGGGCGCGGGGCCCCACTGGCAGCACGGCGCCTGGACGTTCAGCGGCGCGCTGGAGGCGGGGGCGCTGGCCGTCTTCCAGACCCGCATTCCGGAAGAGGAAGAAGCCCGCTTCGGGCTTGAGCCGCTGGCGCTCGTCACCGGAGGCGTGCGGCTGGAGGTGCGAAGCCGCCTGTCCATGCTCCTGAGCGCCTCCGCCGGAGGCGTCATGGCCCGACGGGACTCCGGCACGGCGCTGGTGCCCAGGGCCTCCGCGTCCCTGATGATCGGCTACGCGCTCTAG
- a CDS encoding DUF2378 family protein: protein MATAEKLVFPTIVEGLFVRGLSGKVPFALKEQLRKEGLDLDRPLQPAYSLDTWTRCVALTAKTLHPEQPDPVAWRMLGERMIDGYRDTMVGRALLGVLRLIGPKRMLLRTQHSFRTGNNYTEVRITERGEREADLWLNEPGLLRYFKQGVMLATVRAASGPATQVDVVQFDDDSVTYRVSWGAPGS, encoded by the coding sequence ATGGCCACCGCCGAGAAACTCGTATTCCCGACCATCGTCGAAGGACTCTTCGTCCGGGGACTTTCCGGGAAGGTGCCCTTCGCCCTCAAGGAGCAGTTGCGCAAGGAGGGGCTGGACCTGGACCGGCCCCTGCAGCCGGCGTACTCGCTGGACACGTGGACGCGCTGTGTGGCGCTGACGGCGAAGACGCTCCACCCGGAGCAGCCGGATCCGGTGGCGTGGCGGATGCTCGGCGAGCGGATGATCGACGGCTACCGCGACACGATGGTGGGCCGGGCGCTCTTGGGCGTGCTGCGGCTCATCGGGCCCAAGCGGATGCTCCTGCGCACGCAGCACAGCTTCCGCACCGGCAACAACTACACCGAGGTGCGCATCACCGAGCGCGGCGAGCGCGAGGCGGACCTGTGGCTCAACGAGCCCGGCCTGCTGCGCTACTTCAAGCAGGGCGTGATGCTGGCCACGGTGCGCGCCGCCAGCGGCCCGGCCACGCAGGTGGACGTCGTCCAGTTCGACGACGACAGCGTCACGTACCGCGTGTCCTGGGGCGCCCCCGGCTCCTGA
- a CDS encoding ATP adenylyltransferase yields MNAAPLTPAALWPRTLAVTRHALETGALQPIATEARTLPIANTTFQVRVLGRVALKERKRPAPPAGSEPFNPFANPEPDLVLGDVPPSHVCLLNKFNVVEHHLLLVTRAFESQDALLTLADFDALSTCLEGLDGLAFYNAGEMAGASQRHKHLQLVPPLGPDGKRAPVEALLPPLPGPGRVIAVEALPFAHLLAGLGPWGAPGQGERMLAAYRLLREAMGLEEHSPYNLLVTRDWMLLVPRGRAEALGVNVNALGFAGSLLVRTPEQFDAVAALGPLELLRQVAGVTS; encoded by the coding sequence GTGAACGCCGCACCGCTGACGCCCGCCGCCCTGTGGCCCCGCACGCTGGCCGTCACGCGGCACGCGCTGGAGACCGGGGCGCTCCAGCCCATCGCCACCGAAGCGCGCACGCTGCCCATCGCGAACACGACGTTCCAGGTGCGCGTGCTGGGGCGGGTGGCGCTCAAGGAGCGCAAGCGGCCGGCGCCGCCCGCGGGCTCGGAGCCGTTCAACCCGTTCGCGAACCCGGAGCCGGACCTCGTGCTGGGGGACGTGCCGCCTTCGCACGTGTGCCTGCTCAACAAGTTCAACGTCGTGGAGCATCACCTGCTGCTGGTGACGCGGGCCTTCGAGTCGCAGGACGCGCTGCTGACGCTCGCGGACTTCGACGCGCTCTCCACGTGCCTGGAGGGGCTGGACGGGCTGGCCTTCTACAACGCGGGGGAGATGGCCGGCGCGAGCCAGCGCCACAAGCACCTGCAACTGGTGCCGCCCCTGGGGCCGGACGGCAAACGCGCGCCGGTGGAGGCGCTGCTCCCCCCGCTGCCCGGCCCGGGCCGCGTCATCGCCGTGGAGGCGCTGCCGTTCGCGCACCTCCTGGCGGGCCTGGGGCCGTGGGGCGCGCCGGGGCAGGGCGAGCGGATGCTGGCGGCCTACCGGCTCCTGCGGGAGGCAATGGGACTGGAGGAGCACTCGCCGTACAACCTGCTCGTCACGCGGGACTGGATGCTGCTGGTGCCCCGCGGCCGCGCGGAAGCCCTGGGCGTCAACGTCAACGCGCTGGGCTTCGCGGGTTCGCTGCTGGTGCGCACGCCGGAGCAGTTCGACGCGGTCGCCGCGCTGGGGCCGTTGGAATTGCTGCGCCAGGTCGCGGGCGTCACTTCGTAG
- a CDS encoding RNA polymerase sigma factor codes for MGSGLDAEELRQLYERFAPVVHRRALALLGRDADAWDIVQEVFERMLTAGARFRREARPMTYVYRVTTNLCLNALRSRQLREPALLEAPEAAALTPSQWEAADFIRHLVGRMGERELEVATLHFFDGLTQEEIAGMLDVSRKTIVRDLDSIRKKAAELGRLPEALEAGRG; via the coding sequence ATGGGGAGCGGGCTCGATGCGGAGGAGCTCAGGCAGCTCTACGAGCGCTTCGCGCCCGTGGTGCACCGTCGCGCGCTCGCGCTGCTGGGACGCGATGCCGATGCGTGGGACATCGTTCAAGAGGTCTTCGAGCGCATGCTGACGGCGGGAGCGCGGTTCCGACGGGAGGCCCGTCCGATGACGTACGTGTACCGCGTCACCACCAACCTGTGCCTCAACGCGCTGCGTTCGCGCCAACTGCGGGAGCCGGCCCTGCTGGAGGCCCCCGAGGCCGCGGCGCTGACCCCCAGCCAGTGGGAGGCCGCGGACTTCATCCGCCACCTCGTGGGGCGGATGGGCGAGCGCGAACTGGAAGTGGCCACGCTGCACTTCTTCGACGGGCTGACCCAGGAGGAGATCGCCGGGATGCTGGACGTGTCGCGAAAGACGATCGTCCGCGACCTGGACTCCATCCGGAAGAAGGCGGCGGAGCTGGGGCGGCTGCCGGAAGCGCTGGAGGCGGGGCGTGGCTGA
- a CDS encoding sce7726 family protein: MRDFDVRQALTASLKAAHAGEPGTLIREELGLEHGQVFVDVAVINGELHGYELKSERDTLARLPRQVEAYSAVLDRATLVVSTRHVEQAIGLVPAWWGIKTAATQRDGSVKLRHLRKARRNPQQQMPAMVRLLWRDEALSLLESLGAAKGLRSNPRKMLYERVVELLPAEALRAEVRRLLKVREDW, translated from the coding sequence ATGCGTGACTTCGATGTGCGACAGGCCCTCACGGCGAGCCTCAAGGCGGCCCACGCGGGTGAGCCCGGAACCCTCATCCGTGAGGAACTGGGGTTGGAGCACGGCCAGGTCTTCGTGGACGTGGCCGTCATCAATGGCGAACTCCATGGTTACGAACTGAAGAGTGAACGGGACACGTTGGCACGTCTGCCTCGACAGGTTGAGGCGTACAGCGCGGTGCTCGACAGGGCCACGCTCGTCGTCAGTACCCGTCATGTCGAACAGGCCATCGGTCTCGTTCCCGCATGGTGGGGCATCAAGACGGCCGCGACCCAACGTGATGGTTCCGTCAAGCTTCGGCATTTGCGCAAGGCACGACGCAATCCCCAGCAGCAGATGCCGGCCATGGTTCGGTTGCTCTGGCGTGACGAGGCGCTGAGTCTTCTGGAGTCTCTGGGCGCTGCCAAGGGATTGCGGAGCAATCCTCGGAAGATGCTCTACGAGCGCGTGGTGGAACTGCTGCCTGCCGAAGCGCTGCGCGCGGAGGTCCGCAGGCTTCTCAAGGTACGTGAAGACTGGTGA
- a CDS encoding TetR family transcriptional regulator — protein sequence MARTRAFDETEAVRAALGVFWSRGYEATSLSDLEAATGLNRSSLYQTFDSKRGLFARAITLYLEEVIGPRLGVFTKDAPGLAQVTEYFEALATTMASAPPALTKRGCLLVNTATELGPHDAEARQAVEDYRALLRGHLTRALEGAARAGVLPRKTVARRVELLLGAVIGVLVTARVDPGAAAKLAQATAGEVAGWAG from the coding sequence GTGGCGAGGACGCGGGCGTTCGACGAGACAGAGGCGGTGCGGGCGGCGCTGGGGGTGTTCTGGTCGCGCGGCTACGAGGCGACGTCGCTGTCGGACCTGGAGGCCGCGACAGGGCTGAACCGCTCCAGCCTGTACCAGACGTTCGACAGCAAGCGCGGGCTGTTCGCGCGGGCCATCACGCTGTATCTCGAGGAGGTCATCGGGCCTCGGCTGGGTGTCTTCACGAAGGACGCGCCGGGCCTCGCGCAGGTGACGGAGTACTTCGAAGCGCTCGCGACCACGATGGCCAGCGCGCCGCCGGCCCTGACCAAGCGGGGCTGCCTGCTGGTGAATACGGCGACGGAGCTGGGCCCCCACGATGCGGAGGCCCGGCAGGCGGTGGAGGACTACCGGGCGCTCCTGCGCGGCCACCTGACGCGGGCCCTGGAGGGCGCGGCGCGGGCGGGCGTGCTGCCTCGCAAGACGGTGGCCCGCCGGGTGGAGCTGCTTTTGGGCGCGGTAATCGGGGTGCTCGTCACGGCCCGCGTGGACCCGGGCGCCGCGGCGAAGCTGGCCCAGGCGACGGCGGGCGAGGTTGCGGGCTGGGCGGGGTAG
- a CDS encoding DUF1304 domain-containing protein → MSPLAQVFAVIAALIHVLFFVMESLVFSRPAVWQRFGVKSQADADVLKGMAFNQGFYNLFLALGVLVGVVLVHTAWETSGVTAVVFGCACMLLAAVVLLSTDRRFLRASIVQGALPLLALSLVVFR, encoded by the coding sequence ATGTCGCCACTGGCACAGGTCTTCGCGGTCATCGCCGCGCTCATCCACGTGTTGTTCTTCGTGATGGAGAGCCTCGTCTTCTCGCGGCCGGCGGTGTGGCAGCGGTTCGGGGTGAAGTCGCAGGCGGACGCGGACGTGCTGAAGGGGATGGCGTTCAACCAGGGGTTCTACAACCTGTTCCTCGCGCTGGGCGTGCTGGTGGGCGTGGTGCTGGTGCACACGGCGTGGGAGACGTCGGGCGTGACGGCCGTGGTGTTCGGCTGCGCGTGCATGCTGCTGGCGGCGGTGGTGCTGCTGAGCACCGACCGGCGCTTCCTCCGGGCCAGCATCGTCCAGGGCGCCCTGCCGCTGCTGGCCCTGTCGCTCGTGGTCTTCCGATAA